In a genomic window of Melanotaenia boesemani isolate fMelBoe1 chromosome 1, fMelBoe1.pri, whole genome shotgun sequence:
- the LOC121643862 gene encoding cAMP-regulated phosphoprotein 19-like: MSGDNEETQTADQTSVDETGVQDPMISPEKAEEAKLKARYPNLGNKPGGSDLLRKRLQKGQKYFDSGDYNMAKAKIKNKQLPTAAPEKTEITGDHIPTPQDLPQRKPSLVASKLAG, translated from the exons ATGTCGGGGGACAACGAAGAAACACAGACTGCAGATCAGACATCGGTGGATGAAACG GGGGTCCAAGATCCAATGATCAGCCCAGAGAAGGCGGAGGAGGCTAAACTGAAGGCCAGATACCCAAATTTAGGAAATAAACCAGGAGGCTCTGATCTACTTCGTAAGCGCCTGCAGAAGGGG CAAAAATACTTCGACTCTGGTGACTACAACATGGCTAAAGCAAAGATAAAGAACAAACAGTTGCCAACAGCTGCACCAGAGAAGACCGAGATCACAGGGGACCACATCCCCACCCCCCAGGATCTGCCCCAAAGGAAACCCTCTCTGGTGGCCAGTAAACTGGCAGGCTGA